One part of the Arabidopsis thaliana chromosome 4, partial sequence genome encodes these proteins:
- the TET5 gene encoding tetraspanin5 (tetraspanin5 (TET5); INVOLVED IN: aging; LOCATED IN: endomembrane system, integral to membrane; EXPRESSED IN: 10 plant structures; EXPRESSED DURING: LP.06 six leaves visible, 4 anthesis, petal differentiation and expansion stage, LP.08 eight leaves visible; CONTAINS InterPro DOMAIN/s: Tetraspanin (InterPro:IPR018499); BEST Arabidopsis thaliana protein match is: tetraspanin6 (TAIR:AT3G12090.1); Has 435 Blast hits to 433 proteins in 25 species: Archae - 0; Bacteria - 0; Metazoa - 36; Fungi - 0; Plants - 389; Viruses - 0; Other Eukaryotes - 10 (source: NCBI BLink).), whose translation MNRMSNTVIGFLNILTLISSIVLLGSALWMGRSKTTCEHFLQKPLLILGLAILILSVAGLVGACCDVAWVLWVYLFFMVFIIVALMGLTLFGFIVTSHSGGVVVDGRVYKEFKLEAYHPWLKTRVVDTNYWVTIKTCLLGSVTCSKLALWTPLDYLQKDLSPLQSGCCKPPTSCVYNTDTVIQQDPDCYRWNNAATVLCYDCDTCRAGVLETVRRDWHKLSLVNVIVVIFLIAVYCVGCCAFKNAKRPQHYGFPYGRYGMSKSRPGWEQSWSRWWHGRDRY comes from the exons atgaaCAGAATGAGCAATACAGTGATAGGATTCTTGAATATCCTAACACTAATTTCCTCCATAGTTCTATTAGGATCAGCTCTATGGATGGGTAGGAGCAAAACGACATGCGAGCATTTTCTTCAGAAGCCACTTTTGATCTTAGGCCTAGCTATCTTGATCTTGTCAGTAGCTGGTCTAGTCGGTGCATGTTGTGACGTGGCTTGGGTCTTGTGGGTGTACCTCTTCTTCATGGTCTTCATCATAGTCGCACTCATGGGTTTGACCTTGTTTGGATTCATAGTGACTAGCCATAGTGGTGGTGTGGTTGTCGATGGTAGGGTTTATAAAGAGTTTAAGCTTGAAGCATATCACCCTTGGCTTAAGACAAGGGTGGTAGATACTAATTATTGGGTTACTATAAAGACTTGTCTCTTGGGCTCAGTCACTTGTTCCAAGCTCGCTCTTTGGACTCCTCTTGATTATCTCCAAAAAGACTTATCTCCTCTTCAG TCTGGATGCTGCAAACCACCGACGTCGTGCGTTTACAACACGGACACGGTGATACAACAAGACCCTGATTGTTACCGGTGGAACAACGCAGCGACGGTGCTCTGCTATGATTGTGACACGTGTAGAGCTGGCGTTTTAGAGACTGTACGTCGCGATTGGCACAAACTCTCTCTAGTGAACGtcattgttgttattttcCTCATAGCTGTTTACTGTGTTGGCTGTTGCGCGTTTAAAAACGCCAAACGCCCTCAACATTACGGCTTCCCTTATGGACGTTACGGCATGTCCAAATCCAGACCTGGATGGGAACAGTCCTG GTCAAGGTGGTGGCATGGGAGAGATCGGTATtag